A region from the Thermoplasmata archaeon genome encodes:
- a CDS encoding PHP-associated domain-containing protein, with protein MCGFFDLHVHTKRSLDSSISPSAALIRARELGLRGLALTDHNTLTMVSNPYEEVLLVPGAELSTPWGDLLALGIQELPPPGLSVPEIIDRVHAQGGAVVIPHPFSGALTSICMNERVFDIIDRIDGLEVTSPKVSVDNARARRVAGMYKRAAVGGSDAHSLEGLGKGLTVCEAMDLDGLLKAIKEARTDGVVRTSGAITTR; from the coding sequence ATGTGCGGCTTCTTTGATCTCCACGTCCACACCAAACGCTCACTCGACTCCTCCATCTCCCCCTCGGCGGCCCTAATAAGGGCAAGGGAGCTTGGGCTGCGTGGCCTAGCCCTCACAGACCACAATACCCTGACCATGGTGAGCAATCCGTATGAGGAGGTCTTGCTCGTTCCGGGCGCGGAGCTCTCGACCCCTTGGGGGGACCTCCTGGCGCTCGGAATTCAGGAGCTTCCGCCTCCTGGCCTCTCTGTACCGGAAATTATAGACAGAGTTCATGCCCAGGGCGGAGCGGTGGTTATCCCTCACCCCTTCTCCGGGGCTCTTACGTCCATCTGCATGAACGAGCGTGTTTTCGATATTATCGATAGGATAGATGGTCTGGAGGTGACGAGTCCCAAGGTGTCGGTTGACAACGCGAGGGCCCGGAGGGTGGCTGGTATGTATAAAAGGGCAGCGGTGGGAGGTTCGGACGCCCATTCTCTGGAAGGGCTGGGAAAAGGTCTCACCGTTTGCGAAGCTATGGACCTCGATGGCCTTTTGAAAGCGATAAAAGAGGCAAGGACGGATGGAGTAGTCAGGACTTCAGGCGCAATTACCACACGCTGA